Proteins co-encoded in one Gehongia tenuis genomic window:
- the nifU gene encoding Fe-S cluster assembly scaffold protein NifU, protein MYSEKVMDHFMNPRNVGELEDANGVAQVGNAKCGDIMKMYLKVENDRIVDVKFKTFGCGAAIATSSMATELVKGKTLDEALKITNKAVAEALDGLPPVKMHCSVLAEEALKAAIEDYKSRAKGA, encoded by the coding sequence TTGTATAGCGAAAAGGTAATGGATCATTTTATGAATCCCAGGAACGTGGGGGAGCTGGAGGATGCCAACGGCGTGGCTCAGGTGGGCAACGCCAAGTGCGGCGACATCATGAAGATGTATCTTAAGGTGGAGAACGACCGCATCGTGGATGTGAAATTTAAAACCTTTGGCTGCGGTGCGGCCATCGCCACCAGCAGCATGGCGACAGAGCTTGTGAAGGGCAAAACGCTGGACGAGGCTCTTAAGATCACCAACAAGGCTGTGGCGGAAGCTTTGGACGGTTTGCCGCCGGTGAAGATGCACTGCTCGGTGCTGGCCGAGGAAGCTTTGAAGGCTGCCATTGAGGATTACAAAAGCCGCGCCAAAGGCGCATAA
- a CDS encoding aldo/keto reductase: MPGTVLGRTGIEVSRLCFGTLTISPLQQNMTPDACIPLFECALEQGIYFFDTAELYETYAHLRQVLRMKEDAVIATKSYAYDRKSAEASVEKALRELGRDYIDLFLLHEQESVHTIRGHYEAVERLLEYKQKGVIRAVGLSTHHVAAVKGALLYPELEIVHPIFNRWGLGVADGDGKAMEAVVASAYLEGKGIFAMKPLGGGHHLQESREAFDYVLQSPYVHAVATGMQSVEEILVNSAIFSGREPDPALVRKLSGHRRRLMIHDWCEGCGKCVARCQQGALRIEQGKAAVDGARCVLCGYCASVCPQFCIKVI; the protein is encoded by the coding sequence ATGCCGGGGACGGTTCTGGGCAGGACGGGAATTGAGGTTTCAAGGCTTTGCTTTGGAACACTGACCATTTCCCCTCTGCAGCAGAACATGACGCCCGATGCGTGCATCCCTTTGTTTGAGTGTGCCCTGGAACAGGGCATCTATTTTTTTGATACGGCTGAGCTTTATGAAACTTATGCCCATCTTCGGCAGGTTTTGCGGATGAAGGAGGACGCGGTGATCGCCACCAAATCCTATGCCTACGACCGAAAGAGTGCCGAAGCCAGCGTGGAAAAGGCATTGAGGGAACTGGGCCGGGACTATATTGATCTATTTTTGCTCCACGAGCAGGAAAGCGTACACACCATCCGGGGTCACTACGAGGCGGTGGAGCGGCTTTTGGAGTATAAGCAAAAGGGCGTGATCCGTGCGGTAGGCCTGTCCACCCACCATGTGGCCGCCGTTAAGGGGGCGCTCCTTTATCCCGAGCTTGAAATTGTCCACCCCATCTTCAACCGCTGGGGTCTTGGCGTGGCCGATGGGGACGGAAAAGCTATGGAGGCTGTGGTGGCTTCCGCCTATCTTGAGGGGAAGGGCATCTTTGCCATGAAGCCTCTTGGCGGCGGGCACCACCTGCAGGAGAGCCGGGAAGCATTCGATTATGTTCTGCAAAGCCCCTATGTGCATGCGGTGGCGACGGGCATGCAGAGTGTGGAGGAGATTTTGGTCAATTCCGCCATCTTTTCCGGACGGGAGCCGGACCCGGCGCTGGTCCGGAAACTCTCCGGGCATCGGCGCAGGCTGATGATCCACGACTGGTGCGAAGGATGCGGAAAATGTGTTGCCCGGTGTCAGCAGGGCGCCCTTCGGATTGAGCAGGGTAAGGCCGCCGTGGATGGGGCAAGGTGCGTTTTATGCGGCTACTGCGCGTCGGTTTGCCCCCAATTTTGTATCAAGGTGATTTAG
- a CDS encoding serine hydroxymethyltransferase: MEDELGRQREHIELIASENFVSPAVMAAQGSHLTNKYAEGYPGKRYYGGCMYVDVVEDLARQRACQLFGADHANVQPHSGAQANMGVYFAMLNPGDTILGMNLSHGGHLTHGSPVNISGKYFNIVPYGVSEGSETIDYEGLEKIALEHKPKMIVAGASAYPRVIDFARFREIADKVGAYLMVDMAHIAGLVAAGLHPNPVPYADFVTTTTHKTLRGPRGGMILCKAEYAKAIDKAMFPGTQGGPLMHVIAAKAVCFKEAMDDGFKAYQQQIVKNAKAMAEEFVKKGLRLVSGGTDNHLMLVDLTAKDVTGKEMERLLDLANITANKNTIPFETRSPFVTSGIRIGTPAVTSRGMKEKEMVKIAGYIVKIADEGEAAVPEVKASVLEMLKEFPLYENRVIPF; this comes from the coding sequence ATGGAGGATGAGCTGGGACGCCAGCGGGAGCATATCGAACTCATCGCTTCCGAAAATTTTGTATCCCCGGCGGTGATGGCCGCTCAGGGCAGCCATCTGACCAACAAGTATGCCGAGGGCTATCCGGGCAAGCGCTATTATGGCGGCTGCATGTACGTGGATGTGGTGGAGGATCTGGCGAGACAGCGCGCCTGCCAGCTCTTTGGCGCCGATCATGCCAACGTTCAGCCCCACAGCGGCGCCCAGGCCAATATGGGCGTTTACTTTGCCATGCTGAATCCCGGCGACACCATTCTTGGCATGAATCTTTCCCATGGCGGACATCTTACCCACGGCAGCCCGGTGAATATTTCGGGCAAATATTTTAACATTGTGCCCTACGGCGTTTCCGAGGGCTCGGAAACGATCGACTACGAAGGTCTTGAAAAGATCGCGCTTGAGCACAAGCCCAAGATGATCGTGGCCGGCGCCAGCGCCTATCCCAGGGTGATCGATTTTGCCCGATTCCGGGAAATCGCCGATAAGGTGGGCGCCTACCTGATGGTGGATATGGCGCATATCGCGGGCCTTGTGGCGGCGGGGCTGCATCCCAATCCCGTGCCCTATGCTGATTTCGTGACCACCACAACCCATAAGACCCTTCGAGGGCCCCGCGGCGGCATGATTTTGTGCAAGGCCGAATATGCTAAAGCGATCGACAAGGCCATGTTCCCGGGCACTCAGGGCGGACCTCTCATGCACGTGATCGCCGCTAAAGCCGTGTGCTTCAAGGAGGCCATGGACGATGGTTTCAAAGCCTATCAGCAGCAGATCGTGAAAAATGCCAAGGCCATGGCGGAGGAGTTTGTGAAAAAAGGACTCCGGCTGGTGTCTGGTGGTACCGACAACCATCTGATGCTGGTGGACCTCACCGCCAAGGATGTGACGGGCAAGGAGATGGAGCGCCTGCTCGATCTTGCCAACATCACTGCCAACAAGAACACCATTCCCTTCGAGACCCGCAGTCCCTTCGTGACCAGTGGTATCCGCATCGGCACGCCCGCGGTGACCAGCCGCGGCATGAAGGAGAAGGAAATGGTGAAGATTGCCGGCTACATCGTAAAAATTGCCGATGAGGGTGAAGCCGCTGTGCCGGAAGTGAAGGCCAGCGTGCTGGAGATGTTGAAGGAATTCCCGCTCTACGAGAACAGAGTGATTCCTTTCTAA
- the ruvX gene encoding Holliday junction resolvase RuvX, translating into MRILALDVGTRRIGVAISDDTGLIAQGVESYTRRSEADDLAHFEGLLADLKPQRIVIGLPKNMNGTEGPSAEMAREFGEKLQTICDIPMEYWDERLTTVMAEKILIGNDTSRKKRKKVVDKLAAVLILENYLDALRVRKEL; encoded by the coding sequence TTGCGTATCCTAGCATTGGATGTAGGCACAAGAAGAATCGGTGTTGCCATTTCGGATGATACGGGACTGATTGCCCAAGGGGTGGAATCCTACACCCGTCGTTCGGAGGCGGACGATCTCGCCCATTTTGAAGGGCTGCTTGCGGATTTAAAACCTCAGCGCATTGTGATAGGGCTGCCGAAAAATATGAATGGAACTGAAGGTCCGTCCGCGGAAATGGCCCGGGAGTTCGGCGAAAAACTTCAGACCATCTGCGATATTCCCATGGAATATTGGGACGAGCGGCTGACCACAGTGATGGCCGAAAAGATTTTGATTGGGAATGACACGTCCCGGAAGAAACGCAAAAAAGTGGTGGACAAGCTGGCCGCCGTTTTGATCCTCGAAAACTATCTGGACGCCCTGCGCGTTCGAAAGGAGCTGTGA
- the rpsB gene encoding 30S ribosomal protein S2, whose amino-acid sequence MPVISMKQLLEAGVHFGHQTRRWNPKMSQYIFTERNGIYIIDLQKTVRKIDDAYYFVRDLAMEGKSILFVGTKKQAQESIEAEAKRCGMFYVNHRWLGGMLTNYKTIRTRVARMNEIERMEEEGVFEQLPKKEVIKLRLEHEKLERNLGGIREMKSLPGALFVVDPKKEHIAVAEARILGIPIVAIVDTNCDPDEVDYVIPGNDDAIRAVKLISGKMADAVLEGHQGEQMEDAPAAPAPEAQAEAVEAAPAAEAVVPAEA is encoded by the coding sequence ATGCCTGTTATTTCGATGAAACAGCTTTTGGAAGCGGGCGTGCACTTTGGACATCAAACCCGTCGTTGGAATCCGAAAATGAGCCAGTACATTTTTACGGAACGCAACGGCATCTACATCATTGACCTTCAGAAAACCGTTCGGAAGATTGATGATGCCTATTACTTCGTTCGGGACCTTGCCATGGAGGGCAAGAGCATCCTGTTCGTGGGCACCAAGAAACAGGCCCAGGAATCCATTGAGGCCGAGGCCAAGCGTTGCGGCATGTTCTATGTCAATCATCGCTGGCTGGGCGGAATGCTGACCAACTATAAGACCATTCGCACCCGTGTGGCCCGCATGAACGAGATCGAGCGCATGGAAGAGGAAGGCGTGTTCGAGCAGCTGCCCAAGAAGGAAGTTATCAAGCTGCGTTTGGAGCATGAAAAGCTTGAAAGGAACCTCGGCGGCATTCGCGAGATGAAATCTCTGCCCGGCGCCCTTTTTGTGGTGGATCCCAAAAAGGAGCATATCGCCGTGGCGGAAGCGCGCATTCTCGGTATTCCGATCGTCGCCATTGTGGACACCAACTGTGACCCCGATGAGGTGGATTACGTGATCCCCGGCAACGATGATGCTATCCGTGCTGTGAAACTCATTTCCGGCAAGATGGCTGACGCCGTTCTCGAGGGACATCAGGGCGAGCAGATGGAGGACGCCCCTGCGGCGCCCGCACCCGAGGCCCAGGCCGAAGCGGTGGAAGCCGCTCCCGCAGCTGAGGCAGTCGTGCCTGCCGAGGCTTAA
- a CDS encoding SoxR reducing system RseC family protein encodes MVEAAEVMEVMEDRAMMRLVRKSACGSCHACGMKSEEQEIRFSVKNTLHAVAGEWVMVELPQKNVLHAAFLAYGIPLILLIAGIALGYLVAGAVPGLTPHRDMIALGAGLILAAAQFLVMRAMEKRFKKSGKYEPAMVEILNMQEKEGE; translated from the coding sequence ATGGTTGAAGCGGCTGAGGTTATGGAAGTGATGGAGGACCGGGCGATGATGCGTCTGGTGCGAAAGAGTGCTTGCGGCAGCTGTCATGCCTGCGGCATGAAGTCGGAGGAGCAGGAGATCCGCTTCTCCGTGAAGAATACCTTACATGCTGTAGCGGGTGAGTGGGTGATGGTGGAGCTGCCCCAAAAAAATGTGCTCCACGCCGCCTTTTTGGCGTATGGCATCCCGCTCATCCTCCTTATTGCGGGCATCGCGCTGGGCTACCTTGTGGCCGGGGCTGTGCCCGGGCTTACGCCTCATCGGGACATGATCGCGCTGGGGGCAGGCCTTATCCTGGCGGCCGCGCAGTTCTTGGTGATGCGGGCAATGGAGAAGCGTTTCAAGAAAAGCGGGAAATATGAGCCCGCCATGGTTGAGATTTTGAATATGCAAGAAAAGGAAGGTGAATAA
- a CDS encoding AI-2E family transporter, with protein MKTKIKYWILVAFALAALLFLFFSAPGVTVPLIIGIIVAYLINPLVKFLEKHMKRGWALAIILVFLVILLALIVWLVVPAIISEMQEMIERVPEYLDILKNFVARLQEKVDAWDMNINIMQSLEDTLANLQGSLSGMVEHWTDALLAAMEKVIWIALVPVLAFYLLKDQEYFLGLLKKLIPIRYRPSVQRILASIHKSLMGYLRGQLIVCIIVGVTTSIGLAVFGIKYGLVLGLAMGVFNIIPYFGPFLGGAFITLAAATQGLTKMIIALAVAVGIQQLESTFITPKIVGNTVGIHPLFVILIVLLGGQFMGVAGMLLAVPIVLMARETVTTIYKERLIARFDEEKV; from the coding sequence GTGAAGACAAAGATCAAATATTGGATTTTGGTGGCCTTTGCGCTGGCGGCTCTCCTTTTTTTGTTTTTTTCGGCGCCGGGCGTGACGGTTCCGCTAATCATCGGCATCATTGTCGCCTATCTCATCAATCCGCTGGTTAAATTCCTGGAAAAGCACATGAAGCGTGGCTGGGCGCTCGCCATTATTCTTGTTTTTTTAGTCATTTTACTCGCTCTTATCGTATGGCTGGTGGTGCCCGCCATCATCTCAGAGATGCAGGAGATGATCGAGAGGGTGCCGGAGTATCTGGATATTCTCAAAAACTTTGTGGCCCGGCTGCAGGAAAAAGTGGATGCCTGGGACATGAACATCAACATCATGCAAAGCCTGGAGGACACGCTGGCCAATCTTCAGGGCTCCCTGTCCGGCATGGTGGAGCACTGGACGGACGCCCTGCTGGCCGCCATGGAAAAGGTGATTTGGATTGCTCTGGTGCCCGTTCTGGCCTTCTATCTTCTCAAGGATCAGGAGTATTTCCTGGGACTGCTGAAAAAACTCATACCCATCCGATACCGCCCCTCGGTGCAGCGTATTTTGGCCAGCATCCATAAATCCCTCATGGGATATCTGAGGGGCCAGCTGATTGTGTGCATCATTGTGGGCGTGACCACCTCCATCGGACTTGCCGTTTTTGGCATCAAGTATGGCTTGGTTCTCGGTCTTGCCATGGGCGTATTCAATATTATTCCTTACTTCGGCCCTTTCCTTGGCGGCGCCTTTATTACACTGGCCGCCGCGACGCAGGGGCTCACCAAAATGATCATCGCTTTGGCGGTGGCCGTGGGCATCCAGCAGCTGGAGTCCACCTTCATCACGCCGAAGATTGTGGGGAACACGGTGGGCATCCATCCGCTGTTCGTGATTCTCATTGTGCTTCTTGGAGGCCAGTTCATGGGCGTTGCGGGCATGCTTCTCGCGGTACCTATCGTGCTGATGGCGCGGGAAACGGTGACCACCATTTACAAAGAACGACTGATTGCCCGATTTGATGAGGAAAAAGTTTGA
- a CDS encoding cation diffusion facilitator family transporter gives MNRYQKAQKVATYGVLGNLFLLIIKLWAGLAFHSQAMLADGINSLGDVFASSMTFLGNKVASRPQDEDHPFGHGKAEYIFSFLIAIAMLAVAARTLYSSFMSIIEGNTIVFSPFLVVVCAATILVKSCLYVYAKRAASQENNLLILANAQDHRNDVFVTLGTLLGIAGSSLGWNFLDGAVGIAISLWIAYTGVVIFIKAYRVLMDTGLGETTYRRIADIVSAVDGVDHIDSIEAKPVGFQYILFVKVSVDGEMSVNQSHAIAATIRYSLKELGDVSDVMVHINPC, from the coding sequence GTGAACCGTTATCAAAAGGCGCAAAAGGTGGCAACCTATGGGGTGCTGGGCAACCTGTTTTTGCTCATCATCAAACTTTGGGCCGGACTCGCCTTTCACAGCCAGGCTATGCTGGCTGACGGCATCAACAGTTTAGGGGATGTGTTCGCTTCTTCCATGACCTTTTTGGGCAACAAGGTGGCCAGCCGGCCCCAGGATGAGGATCATCCTTTTGGCCATGGCAAGGCGGAATACATTTTTTCTTTCCTCATTGCGATCGCCATGCTGGCCGTGGCCGCCCGAACCCTCTATAGCTCCTTCATGTCCATCATTGAAGGCAATACCATTGTTTTTTCGCCCTTTCTGGTGGTCGTCTGTGCGGCGACCATCCTCGTAAAAAGCTGTCTTTACGTCTATGCCAAGCGGGCGGCCAGTCAGGAAAACAACCTGCTCATTCTGGCCAATGCGCAGGATCATCGAAACGACGTGTTCGTGACCCTGGGCACGCTCCTTGGCATCGCGGGCAGCAGCCTTGGCTGGAACTTTCTGGACGGCGCCGTAGGCATTGCTATCTCCCTTTGGATCGCCTATACCGGTGTCGTCATCTTTATAAAAGCCTACCGGGTGCTGATGGATACGGGCCTTGGCGAAACCACCTACCGCCGGATCGCGGATATCGTCTCCGCGGTGGATGGAGTGGATCACATCGACAGCATCGAAGCGAAGCCCGTGGGTTTCCAGTATATTCTTTTTGTTAAGGTGTCGGTGGACGGCGAGATGAGTGTCAATCAAAGCCACGCCATCGCCGCCACCATCCGCTACAGCCTGAAGGAACTGGGCGATGTTTCCGACGTCATGGTGCACATCAATCCCTGTTAA
- the trxA gene encoding thioredoxin gives MAEINVTAKDFEEKVLNSELPVLVDFWAPWCGPCRMVAPILEQIAGEMEGKITVAKVNVDEEQSLAQNYRVMSIPTMIIFKGGKAEETAIGARPKADIVKMVEKYL, from the coding sequence ATGGCTGAGATCAATGTGACGGCAAAGGATTTTGAGGAAAAGGTGCTGAATTCTGAATTGCCGGTTCTGGTTGACTTCTGGGCGCCCTGGTGCGGACCCTGCCGCATGGTTGCGCCCATCCTGGAGCAGATTGCGGGCGAAATGGAGGGCAAGATCACGGTGGCCAAGGTCAACGTGGACGAGGAGCAGTCCCTGGCCCAGAACTATCGGGTGATGAGTATTCCCACCATGATCATTTTCAAGGGCGGCAAGGCCGAAGAAACGGCAATTGGCGCACGACCCAAGGCGGATATTGTGAAAATGGTGGAGAAATACCTATAA
- a CDS encoding PRC-barrel domain-containing protein, translating into MKSRNELVGLPVVYEASGTVAGTVKDVVCQPGERKVSGLVVEKKGLMKKTTYVPWSKVNLMGSNCVMVDPDGLMKMPKDAWVFEGPFQQTPKVYDTEGKELGHVTDIAMDEQTGHTVRLTVSRSILDDYREGRPQYEQFVFQGESGNVIVPQIHQERE; encoded by the coding sequence TTGAAAAGCCGCAATGAATTGGTTGGACTGCCCGTGGTCTATGAAGCCTCCGGTACGGTGGCGGGCACGGTGAAGGACGTGGTTTGTCAGCCGGGTGAACGCAAAGTTTCCGGCCTGGTGGTGGAAAAGAAGGGTTTGATGAAAAAAACAACCTATGTGCCGTGGAGCAAGGTCAACCTGATGGGCAGCAACTGTGTAATGGTGGATCCCGATGGTCTGATGAAAATGCCGAAGGATGCATGGGTGTTTGAGGGACCTTTTCAGCAGACTCCGAAGGTTTACGACACCGAAGGCAAGGAGCTGGGACATGTTACCGATATCGCCATGGACGAACAGACCGGTCACACGGTACGCCTCACCGTTTCAAGGTCCATACTGGACGATTACCGGGAGGGCAGGCCGCAGTATGAGCAGTTTGTCTTTCAGGGCGAGAGCGGAAACGTCATCGTGCCACAGATTCATCAAGAGAGGGAGTGA
- a CDS encoding DUF1292 domain-containing protein, translating into MEENIVELLDENGETVRFEHLMTFEYGSGAYMALYPLDPMEDVGEDEVVIFEIQLDENGDDIYVGVEDKEELQKIYEEFLRLYDDEGDSDE; encoded by the coding sequence ATGGAAGAGAATATCGTGGAATTGTTGGACGAAAACGGCGAGACCGTTCGGTTTGAGCATTTGATGACCTTTGAATACGGAAGCGGCGCTTACATGGCCCTGTATCCTCTTGACCCCATGGAGGACGTGGGCGAGGATGAAGTGGTGATTTTTGAGATTCAGCTGGATGAAAATGGAGACGATATCTACGTGGGCGTGGAGGACAAGGAAGAGCTGCAAAAGATCTATGAGGAGTTTCTCCGGCTCTATGATGATGAGGGCGATTCGGACGAATAA
- a CDS encoding IreB family regulatory phosphoprotein, producing the protein MDRLEETMHFHMESDNAKQVREIMDTVYNALIEKGYEPINQIVGYIMSGDPTYITSYNHARTLIRRLERDEILEEMVRYYLNGNSKK; encoded by the coding sequence ATGGACAGGCTGGAAGAAACCATGCACTTTCACATGGAATCGGACAACGCAAAACAGGTGCGGGAAATCATGGATACGGTTTACAATGCTCTCATTGAGAAGGGATACGAGCCCATCAATCAGATCGTGGGCTATATCATGTCCGGTGATCCCACCTACATCACCAGCTACAACCACGCCAGGACGCTGATCCGTCGTTTGGAACGGGACGAAATCCTGGAGGAAATGGTTCGCTACTATCTCAATGGTAATTCAAAAAAATAG
- the nifS gene encoding cysteine desulfurase NifS: protein MKTIYLDHAGTTAMKPEVLEAMVPYFVDHYGNASTVYRIGQDARAAVDKARDQVAKALNADPAEIYFTGCGTESDNWAIRSVALRMSKEGKGRHIITSNVEHHAVLHTCEYLEQLGFEVTYLPVDENGWISPEQVEKAIREDTILITIMYANNEIGTIMPIREIGEIAKKHSILFHTDGVQAIGQLPVDVKADNIDLLSLSAHKFNGPKGVGALYARKGVKLDSFLLGGAQERGKRAGTENVPGIVGLGRAIELAAANREEHARKMTEMRDALIHGILETIPYSRLNGHATNRLPNNVNISFEFIEGESLLIMLDMKNIAASSGSACTSGSLDPSHVLLAIGLPHEKAHGSLRMTLGDDNTMEDVKYVLETLPPIVERLRAMSPLFEQIKGGERLV, encoded by the coding sequence ATGAAGACGATCTACTTGGATCATGCGGGCACGACGGCCATGAAGCCGGAGGTGCTTGAGGCCATGGTACCGTACTTTGTGGATCATTACGGCAACGCCTCCACCGTATATAGAATTGGACAGGATGCAAGAGCGGCGGTGGACAAAGCCCGGGATCAGGTGGCGAAAGCGCTGAACGCTGACCCGGCGGAGATCTACTTTACGGGCTGCGGCACGGAATCGGATAACTGGGCCATCCGTTCAGTAGCGCTTCGGATGAGCAAGGAGGGCAAGGGCAGGCACATCATCACGTCGAATGTGGAACACCATGCGGTGCTGCATACCTGTGAGTATCTGGAACAGCTTGGCTTTGAGGTGACCTATCTGCCCGTGGACGAGAACGGCTGGATCAGTCCGGAGCAGGTGGAGAAGGCCATTCGGGAGGATACCATTCTCATTACGATCATGTACGCCAACAACGAGATCGGCACCATTATGCCCATTCGAGAGATCGGTGAGATTGCGAAGAAACACAGTATTTTATTTCATACCGACGGTGTACAAGCCATCGGGCAGCTGCCGGTGGATGTGAAAGCGGACAACATCGATCTTCTGTCCCTGTCCGCCCACAAGTTTAACGGCCCCAAGGGCGTGGGCGCGCTGTATGCGAGAAAGGGCGTAAAGCTGGACAGTTTTCTGCTTGGCGGCGCACAGGAACGGGGCAAGCGCGCCGGAACAGAGAACGTACCCGGCATCGTGGGTTTGGGCAGGGCCATTGAACTGGCCGCGGCAAACCGGGAGGAACATGCCCGAAAGATGACCGAGATGCGGGACGCCCTCATTCACGGCATCCTGGAGACCATTCCTTACAGCAGGCTCAATGGACATGCCACCAACCGGCTGCCCAACAACGTGAACATCAGCTTTGAGTTTATTGAGGGCGAGTCCCTGCTTATCATGCTGGATATGAAAAACATTGCCGCTTCCAGCGGCTCGGCCTGTACGTCCGGCTCCCTTGATCCCTCCCACGTGCTGCTGGCCATTGGTCTGCCCCATGAGAAGGCCCATGGTTCCCTCAGAATGACGCTGGGTGATGACAACACCATGGAGGATGTAAAGTACGTGCTGGAAACGCTGCCGCCCATCGTGGAACGGCTTCGGGCCATGTCGCCGCTTTTCGAACAGATTAAAGGAGGGGAACGCCTTGTATAG
- a CDS encoding RrF2 family transcriptional regulator, which yields MLRLSTKGRYGLRAAFDLALHYGEGPQPLRDIAERQEISEPYLEQLMAALRKAGLLKSIRGAQGGYVLAADPAEITVGSVIRALEGATCMVECTDEDGRCAKADHCPARLVWQRIQASIDGVMDSMTLQDMLEDYKNLNADAYMYYI from the coding sequence ATTTTGAGGCTATCCACTAAGGGACGGTACGGCCTTCGCGCCGCCTTTGATCTTGCGCTGCATTACGGCGAGGGTCCGCAGCCCCTTCGGGATATTGCTGAACGGCAGGAGATCTCGGAGCCCTATTTGGAGCAGCTGATGGCCGCCCTTCGGAAGGCCGGGCTTTTGAAGAGCATTCGGGGAGCCCAGGGAGGCTACGTGCTGGCGGCGGATCCCGCTGAGATCACGGTGGGCAGCGTTATTCGTGCCCTGGAGGGGGCCACCTGCATGGTGGAATGCACCGATGAAGACGGAAGATGCGCCAAGGCGGATCACTGTCCGGCCCGTCTCGTTTGGCAGAGGATTCAGGCTAGTATCGACGGGGTGATGGATTCCATGACCCTGCAGGATATGCTCGAAGATTATAAAAATCTCAATGCAGACGCTTACATGTACTATATTTGA
- a CDS encoding tRNA threonylcarbamoyladenosine dehydratase, translating into MESLIGPAKAERLYNAHVMILGLGGVGGMVLEALARCGIGHFTLIDGDTLDESNLNRQILATADQLGKPKVEAGRARVFAINPEARVTAVEEDYSPYNGGRLLASKPDYVVDAIDTMSAKLDLAERCGGMGIPLIASMGTGNKLDPSGFAVMDIFETKVDPVARVMRRELKKRGIGHLKVVCSMEEPRMPEIPVMDPIRRCVPASIAFVPPAAGLVLAGEVVRDLMEGQSDG; encoded by the coding sequence ATGGAAAGCCTGATCGGTCCCGCAAAGGCGGAACGGCTCTACAATGCCCATGTGATGATTCTGGGGCTGGGCGGCGTGGGCGGCATGGTTCTTGAAGCGCTGGCCCGCTGCGGGATCGGACATTTTACGCTCATCGATGGCGATACGCTGGACGAGAGCAATCTGAATCGGCAGATTCTCGCCACCGCCGATCAGCTTGGAAAGCCCAAGGTGGAGGCGGGCAGAGCGCGGGTGTTTGCCATCAATCCCGAGGCGCGGGTAACCGCCGTCGAGGAGGACTATTCTCCCTATAACGGCGGCCGTCTGCTGGCTTCAAAACCGGATTATGTGGTGGACGCCATCGATACCATGAGCGCCAAGCTGGACCTGGCAGAGCGTTGCGGGGGGATGGGCATTCCGCTCATCGCTTCCATGGGCACCGGCAACAAACTGGATCCAAGCGGCTTTGCTGTGATGGATATTTTTGAAACGAAAGTGGACCCCGTGGCGCGGGTCATGCGCCGCGAATTAAAAAAGCGGGGAATTGGGCATCTTAAAGTTGTCTGTTCCATGGAGGAACCAAGGATGCCGGAGATTCCTGTAATGGATCCGATCCGCCGGTGCGTTCCGGCCAGCATCGCCTTTGTACCGCCGGCGGCAGGACTGGTGCTGGCGGGCGAGGTGGTTCGGGATCTGATGGAAGGACAAAGCGATGGTTGA